The following are encoded in a window of Microbacterium sp. LWO13-1.2 genomic DNA:
- a CDS encoding extracellular solute-binding protein, translated as MQRRTRLVLAPLAASTLLGIALTACAPGATTNDSAADIEASTELTTDEITLTLMSTPESGAATEATIAAFEAEHPNIAIEYSQTNYDDYNQSVNLNLSGDQSPDIVLLNAVANTVKNKLVLPLDDYAGLYGWDDFFPANQLNQWRVAEDGSTLGDGGALVAAPAGFSLVGVYYNKALAAQLGITAPTSLAELEASLEKASSAGALPVQLGNAEGHAAFIVQLLGQGEAGADDANAWAFGHEGETFDTAANRTAAETLAAWQKAGYLGDATTANGTDLQGAVDNFIAGKGLFLVDGIWDAGKIGDGLGESAGFLPFPGANVTGIGTSVAYAISAQSEHPNEAAAFLDFLRSSEASEQQFAQGFMPNDPTVAVAEEGTLQGDIVASWAKVAEADGLVAFNNNATATMNDTLKAGTQQLIAGQLSVDDFLASIQDDWAKAHAG; from the coding sequence ATGCAACGACGCACCCGACTCGTGCTCGCGCCCCTCGCGGCGAGCACGCTTCTCGGCATCGCTCTCACTGCCTGCGCTCCCGGCGCGACGACCAACGACAGCGCAGCCGACATCGAGGCCAGCACCGAGCTGACCACCGACGAGATCACCCTCACCCTGATGTCCACCCCCGAGTCCGGCGCAGCCACCGAGGCGACGATCGCGGCTTTCGAAGCCGAACACCCGAACATCGCCATCGAGTACTCGCAGACGAACTACGACGACTACAACCAGAGCGTCAACCTGAACCTGTCCGGCGATCAGTCCCCGGACATCGTGCTGCTCAACGCGGTCGCCAACACCGTCAAGAACAAACTCGTGCTGCCCCTCGACGACTACGCCGGCCTCTACGGATGGGACGACTTCTTCCCCGCCAACCAGCTCAACCAGTGGCGCGTGGCCGAGGACGGATCGACCCTCGGCGATGGCGGCGCTCTCGTCGCAGCGCCGGCGGGCTTCTCGCTCGTCGGCGTCTACTACAACAAGGCTCTCGCCGCACAGCTCGGCATCACGGCGCCGACGTCGCTGGCGGAACTCGAGGCCTCTCTGGAGAAGGCGAGCAGCGCTGGTGCGCTGCCCGTCCAGCTCGGCAATGCCGAGGGACATGCGGCCTTCATCGTCCAGCTCCTCGGGCAGGGTGAAGCGGGCGCCGACGACGCCAACGCCTGGGCCTTCGGTCACGAGGGGGAGACCTTCGACACGGCGGCCAACCGCACCGCCGCCGAGACGCTCGCCGCTTGGCAGAAGGCCGGGTACCTCGGCGATGCCACGACAGCCAACGGCACGGATCTGCAGGGTGCGGTGGACAACTTCATCGCGGGTAAGGGGCTGTTCCTCGTCGACGGCATCTGGGATGCGGGCAAGATCGGCGACGGGCTGGGTGAAAGTGCGGGCTTCCTGCCCTTCCCCGGCGCGAACGTCACCGGAATCGGCACGTCGGTCGCCTACGCCATCTCGGCGCAGAGCGAGCACCCGAATGAAGCGGCCGCGTTCCTCGACTTCCTGCGATCCTCAGAGGCGAGCGAGCAGCAGTTCGCTCAGGGGTTCATGCCGAACGACCCGACCGTCGCCGTCGCCGAGGAGGGGACCCTCCAGGGCGACATCGTCGCCTCCTGGGCGAAGGTCGCCGAGGCAGACGGACTGGTCGCGTTCAACAACAACGCCACGGCCACGATGAATGACACGCTGAAGGCGGGCACCCAGCAGCTCATCGCCGGGCAGCTCTCGGTGGACGACTTCCTGGCATCGATCCAGGATGACTGGGCGAAGGCGCACGCGGGCTGA
- a CDS encoding ROK family protein codes for MTSPALGTDLAAMRRLNDQAVLTTLWDTTEPMTATHLAASTGLSRTTVEAVLSGMLENELIRAEQLRPTRAGRPARGYRLAADRGIVIGIDIGPHGIAGIAGDLRGTVCAPHRRIEQDLSGGEDAVTAILGVVGALLAEAGKSADDLAALTVGIPGIVDANGHPVKTTVVPDWLAIDIDAHLRRAYPQTTIFFDNDTKLAALAEIENGTIGSDETAVVLRIGNRISAASVVDGRVARGAHGAAGEIGALGRVAWPQAQERLSARAAGGIETLFTGGNDDAVAEFAAGIADGLGALVLAIDPHAVVVSSSIPEGSGRIADALRVELSERALFIPELRASTLGAAAPCLGALAVSSASGREQLFAHTS; via the coding sequence GTGACATCCCCCGCGCTCGGAACCGACCTCGCAGCAATGCGGCGCCTCAATGACCAGGCCGTGCTGACCACGCTCTGGGACACGACCGAACCGATGACGGCCACCCACCTGGCCGCATCGACAGGACTCTCCCGCACCACCGTCGAGGCCGTTCTCTCCGGAATGCTCGAGAACGAGCTGATCCGCGCCGAGCAGCTGCGACCGACCCGTGCCGGCCGTCCGGCACGCGGATATCGGCTCGCCGCTGATCGCGGCATCGTCATCGGGATCGACATCGGCCCCCACGGCATCGCCGGCATCGCCGGTGATCTGCGCGGCACGGTCTGCGCTCCCCACCGCCGCATCGAACAGGACCTCTCCGGCGGCGAAGACGCGGTGACCGCGATCCTCGGCGTCGTGGGCGCATTGCTCGCGGAGGCGGGGAAGTCAGCCGACGATCTCGCCGCGCTCACCGTGGGAATCCCGGGCATCGTCGACGCCAACGGCCACCCGGTGAAGACGACCGTCGTGCCCGATTGGCTCGCGATCGACATCGACGCGCACCTCCGGCGGGCGTATCCCCAGACGACGATCTTCTTCGACAACGACACCAAGCTCGCGGCGCTCGCAGAGATCGAGAACGGCACGATCGGCTCCGACGAGACCGCCGTGGTCCTGCGTATCGGGAATCGGATCTCGGCCGCGTCCGTCGTGGACGGGCGGGTCGCACGTGGCGCTCACGGCGCAGCCGGCGAGATCGGCGCCCTCGGCCGCGTGGCGTGGCCGCAGGCTCAGGAACGACTTTCCGCTCGAGCCGCGGGAGGCATCGAGACCCTGTTCACCGGCGGCAACGATGACGCCGTGGCCGAGTTCGCCGCCGGGATCGCCGACGGCCTCGGCGCGCTCGTGCTCGCGATAGACCCCCATGCGGTCGTGGTCAGCAGCAGCATCCCCGAAGGGTCCGGTCGGATCGCCGACGCCCTGCGGGTCGAGCTCTCGGAGCGCGCCCTGTTCATCCCCGAGCTCCGCGCGTCGACTCTCGGGGCAGCGGCACCGTGCCTCGGAGCTCTCGCGGTGAGCAGCGCCTCCGGTCGCGAGCAGCTCTTCGCACACACGTCTTGA
- a CDS encoding glycoside hydrolase family 16 protein, whose amino-acid sequence MIRRTFPRRLAAAAVAATALSALVLAAPPAWAADTPPNPVDKPGYTLDFSEEFSGTTLDTDKWLPNYLPHWVPASDIADTAARYTISNGTIKLRVDQDQPPWNPDQDGTVVSSAIQTYNQNNWHPFNGSAVNRNNLPTFNGYSTKYGYFEVRAKKSNAGGGGHQAVWLVGTNTTGGQAEIDFIETFFSTPTNWRIAAYGWGDPNFLSSWHLSNVPVSGSPTTEFHIYSMDWTPTELKFYYDGQLVKTINDAPNTAMGIIMNIYTGAGSGQPNDVWPKQWEVDYLRVYKDNAGYTEAVSPTWKLINNRHRAGAVNVEPNDGLVRFGEVPSTYWSAQWVPETTASGAIKYRNRWTNQYLYVNGTTVRHGTAATAGTAAEWSAPSAGSGYVRIQNASGALHVENGNGKVEFGSVPSTWWSSHWQLNAAPAN is encoded by the coding sequence ATGATCCGCCGAACATTCCCCCGCAGACTCGCGGCGGCTGCGGTCGCCGCGACCGCCCTGAGCGCCCTCGTGCTCGCCGCCCCGCCGGCATGGGCCGCCGATACGCCCCCGAATCCGGTCGACAAGCCGGGCTACACCCTGGACTTCAGCGAAGAGTTCAGCGGGACGACGCTGGACACCGACAAGTGGCTGCCCAATTACCTCCCGCACTGGGTACCGGCCTCCGACATCGCCGACACAGCGGCGCGGTACACGATCTCGAACGGCACCATCAAACTCCGCGTCGATCAGGATCAGCCGCCGTGGAACCCCGACCAGGACGGCACCGTCGTGTCTTCGGCGATTCAGACGTACAACCAGAACAACTGGCATCCGTTCAACGGCAGTGCCGTGAACCGGAACAACCTTCCGACGTTCAACGGCTACTCGACCAAGTACGGGTACTTCGAGGTCAGGGCGAAGAAGTCGAACGCGGGCGGCGGCGGCCATCAGGCCGTGTGGCTCGTCGGCACCAACACGACGGGCGGCCAGGCCGAGATCGACTTCATCGAGACGTTCTTCAGCACCCCGACCAATTGGCGCATCGCGGCCTACGGCTGGGGCGACCCGAACTTCCTGAGCTCGTGGCACCTGTCCAACGTCCCGGTCTCCGGCTCACCCACGACCGAGTTCCACATCTACTCGATGGACTGGACGCCCACCGAGCTGAAGTTCTACTACGACGGCCAGCTGGTGAAGACGATCAACGACGCCCCGAACACGGCCATGGGCATCATCATGAACATCTACACCGGCGCCGGCTCCGGCCAGCCGAACGACGTGTGGCCGAAGCAGTGGGAAGTCGACTACCTGCGCGTCTACAAGGACAACGCCGGGTACACCGAGGCAGTGTCTCCCACCTGGAAACTCATCAACAACCGGCACAGGGCAGGAGCCGTCAACGTCGAGCCGAACGACGGCCTCGTCCGGTTCGGTGAAGTGCCCAGCACCTACTGGAGCGCGCAATGGGTTCCGGAGACGACGGCATCAGGTGCGATCAAGTACCGCAACCGATGGACGAACCAGTACCTCTACGTGAACGGCACGACCGTGCGTCACGGCACCGCCGCAACGGCGGGAACGGCGGCCGAGTGGTCGGCGCCGTCTGCGGGCAGCGGCTACGTCCGCATCCAGAATGCGTCCGGCGCCCTGCACGTCGAGAACGGCAACGGCAAAGTCGAGTTCGGCAGCGTGCCCAGCACGTGGTGGTCCTCCCACTGGCAGCTGAACGCCGCACCCGCCAACTGA
- a CDS encoding FUSC family protein — MRLPATIRAAKRAPLLQVVKSAAATIAAWLLAGWAFPGQLPVFAAIAALLVVQPSVNQSLSKALERSIGVIVGVVIAVALGLLLGSPSWIVLLAIVVAMLVAWVLRATPGTGNQVAISAMLVLALGSSSPEYAIARIVETLIGVVIGIVVNALIVPPVLIAPARRDLGLLGAELAASLDRLADALPKPQKSAALQELMLEVRLLRPMKDAAEASIAAGEESLTLNPRRSTHRADLQEMRALLEKMSPIVTQVIGMTRAYFDHYDDALGEEPAVAAIAEQLRRAGHDVRLAVQIAEVSPDPETLTSSIPALTAPLVIRPPSSAHWILVGSLMEDLRRIRGQLVGED; from the coding sequence ATGCGCCTCCCTGCCACGATCCGCGCTGCGAAGCGGGCCCCGCTGCTGCAGGTCGTGAAATCCGCCGCGGCGACGATCGCCGCGTGGTTGCTGGCGGGCTGGGCGTTTCCCGGGCAGCTTCCGGTCTTCGCCGCGATCGCCGCGCTGCTGGTCGTGCAGCCGAGCGTGAACCAGTCGCTGTCGAAGGCGCTCGAGCGCAGCATCGGTGTCATCGTCGGCGTCGTCATCGCCGTCGCTCTCGGTCTGCTCCTCGGATCCCCGAGCTGGATCGTGCTCCTGGCGATCGTCGTCGCGATGCTCGTCGCGTGGGTGCTCAGAGCGACTCCTGGAACCGGCAACCAGGTGGCGATCTCGGCGATGCTCGTCCTCGCCCTGGGGTCATCCAGTCCGGAGTACGCCATCGCGCGCATCGTGGAGACGCTCATCGGCGTCGTCATCGGCATCGTCGTCAATGCGCTCATCGTCCCGCCCGTACTCATCGCGCCCGCCCGGCGCGACCTGGGGCTCCTCGGCGCCGAGCTCGCCGCAAGCCTCGACCGCCTCGCCGACGCGCTTCCGAAACCGCAGAAGTCGGCGGCTCTGCAGGAGCTGATGCTGGAGGTGCGCCTGCTGCGGCCGATGAAGGATGCCGCCGAAGCATCCATCGCCGCCGGCGAGGAGTCCCTGACGCTGAACCCGCGCCGCTCCACGCACCGCGCCGACCTGCAGGAGATGCGCGCTCTTCTGGAGAAGATGTCACCGATCGTCACCCAGGTGATCGGGATGACGCGCGCCTACTTCGATCACTACGACGATGCGCTCGGCGAGGAGCCGGCCGTCGCGGCGATCGCGGAACAGCTGCGGCGCGCGGGGCACGATGTGCGCCTCGCCGTGCAGATCGCCGAGGTGTCGCCCGACCCCGAGACTCTGACCTCGTCGATCCCCGCGCTGACCGCGCCGCTCGTCATCCGCCCACCATCATCGGCGCACTGGATTCTCGTCGGCTCGCTGATGGAGGATCTCCGGCGCATCCGCGGGCAGCTCGTCGGGGAGGACTGA
- a CDS encoding GGDEF domain-containing protein, producing MVVQDIRAADAEDLRWLRTGWLRHVRERTSTYSVVTAAIALLFAALGAFELFEKDLTLFEQVLSIGILGICLALVVMVAFFGVELARWTGIALVVAHAVVSAYYLGFSDERQNAIAALQELPLMAMYFSWFYGARIARLGELAILAFVGGAIVYGPYTTAVEGTNALLGPVNLFGAALFTWLCLEAGLFVRHRIRLESHTDELTGALNRRGFVAKSGMEFRRAARHDRPVSIAVLDLDKFKSVNDGAGHAAGDFVLKSLSAQWMSLSRSSDIVGRLGGDEFAMLLPETDAEEARLLMHRLREFATHPWSWGVAQMNPGDTVDTALIRADQAMYDDKRNDADPLL from the coding sequence ATGGTCGTCCAGGACATCCGCGCTGCTGACGCGGAGGATCTCCGCTGGCTGCGGACGGGATGGTTGCGGCATGTGCGCGAGCGCACGTCGACCTATTCCGTGGTGACAGCCGCCATCGCCCTCTTGTTCGCCGCCCTGGGCGCTTTCGAGTTGTTCGAGAAAGATCTCACCCTGTTCGAGCAGGTGCTCTCGATCGGTATTCTCGGCATCTGTCTTGCTCTCGTCGTGATGGTCGCCTTCTTCGGGGTGGAACTCGCGCGTTGGACCGGAATCGCCCTCGTCGTCGCGCACGCGGTCGTCTCGGCCTATTACCTCGGGTTCTCCGACGAACGGCAGAACGCCATCGCCGCGCTGCAGGAGCTTCCGCTCATGGCGATGTACTTCTCGTGGTTCTACGGCGCCCGTATCGCGCGGCTCGGCGAACTCGCGATCCTTGCATTCGTCGGTGGCGCGATCGTCTACGGGCCGTACACGACAGCCGTCGAAGGGACCAATGCCCTGCTGGGGCCGGTGAATCTCTTCGGTGCGGCCCTGTTCACCTGGCTCTGCCTGGAAGCGGGGCTTTTCGTCCGCCACCGCATCCGGCTCGAATCGCACACCGACGAGCTCACCGGCGCGCTCAATCGTCGCGGCTTCGTGGCGAAATCCGGGATGGAGTTCCGGCGTGCCGCCCGTCATGATCGCCCGGTCAGCATCGCCGTCCTCGATCTCGACAAGTTCAAGTCGGTCAACGACGGGGCCGGGCATGCGGCAGGGGATTTCGTGCTCAAATCGCTCTCCGCGCAGTGGATGTCGCTCTCGCGCTCGTCCGACATCGTGGGCCGACTCGGCGGTGACGAGTTCGCGATGCTGCTGCCGGAGACGGACGCCGAAGAGGCCAGGTTGCTGATGCATCGGCTCCGCGAGTTCGCGACGCATCCGTGGTCGTGGGGAGTCGCGCAGATGAACCCCGGTGACACCGTCGACACCGCCCTGATCCGCGCCGATCAGGCGATGTACGACGACAAGCGCAACGACGCCGATCCGCTCCTCTGA
- a CDS encoding EAL domain-containing protein produces the protein MPNHASLDAEGATTRMTIVFQPIVDLHLWRVVGFEALARFADGAPPPAHLARAEAAGSREDLELDLIRNAVSAAVALPSDAFVTLNASGSTILRPEMAEILEPCARPWGLEIYEGATTASLTAVRERVTGLGGQLLVDDAGAASADEARITTLRPDVVKIDRALFWQVADDDTARGVLEGLLAAARESGAKILVEGVSDDDEVERARALGSDLAQGFHLGVPTPAEDVAEMLAELHRRVGVDAPGL, from the coding sequence GTGCCAAACCACGCCAGCCTCGACGCCGAGGGTGCCACGACGCGCATGACGATCGTTTTCCAGCCGATCGTCGACCTCCATCTCTGGCGCGTCGTCGGTTTCGAAGCACTCGCCCGCTTCGCAGACGGCGCTCCGCCGCCCGCCCACCTCGCCAGGGCAGAGGCCGCCGGTTCCCGGGAGGACCTGGAGCTCGACCTGATCCGCAACGCCGTGAGCGCTGCGGTCGCCTTGCCCTCTGACGCGTTCGTCACCCTCAACGCCTCCGGCTCCACCATCCTTCGGCCAGAGATGGCCGAGATCCTCGAACCCTGTGCGCGCCCCTGGGGACTCGAGATCTATGAGGGGGCGACCACCGCGAGCCTCACCGCCGTGCGGGAGCGGGTCACCGGTCTCGGCGGACAACTCCTCGTCGATGACGCCGGTGCAGCCAGCGCCGACGAGGCGAGGATCACGACGCTGCGCCCCGACGTCGTCAAGATCGATCGCGCCCTGTTCTGGCAGGTCGCCGACGACGACACAGCGCGGGGCGTGCTCGAAGGCCTGCTCGCCGCGGCGCGCGAAAGCGGCGCGAAGATCCTCGTCGAAGGCGTCTCCGACGATGACGAGGTCGAACGGGCGCGCGCTCTCGGCTCGGATCTCGCGCAGGGCTTCCATCTCGGGGTCCCCACCCCGGCCGAAGACGTCGCCGAGATGCTCGCCGAGCTACACCGGCGCGTCGGGGTGGATGCTCCGGGTCTCTGA
- a CDS encoding glycosyltransferase family 2 protein yields the protein MNRFFQRTVGLAVIVIVLLAAGLLWWGIAVTDPPVLWEPAQLTLAGAWKILYSTELPHLGVLATAVGIALLLVLFVVISERVVAGRYRRADTEVTGLPLAPRAVMERTRGVFAGDVTVTVLIPAHNEEASLPLTLRSLQQQTSPPARVVVVADNCTDRTVAVAREHGAEVFETVGNTHKKGGALNQALQDLLPDLGDNDTVMVMDADSQIGDDFLAEAMRRFSDDRALMAVGGLFEGEEGHGLLGQFQRNEYTRYQREIRRRDGRVFVLTGTASVFRSAALRAVADARGTELPGTHGEVYDTFALTEDNELTIAIKSLGGLTISPTACSVVTELMPSWRMLWAQRLRWQRGALENLGAYGVTPQTLRYWAQQIGIGYGVLALFTYFALIILMIVAMDTWVWFPFWIGIGVLFSIERTVTVWRGGWRARIIAMLVFPELVYDCFLNLAFLRGVFEIAFGRSATWKHVDHGAEKAVVA from the coding sequence GTGAACAGGTTCTTCCAACGAACCGTCGGTCTGGCGGTGATCGTGATCGTGCTGCTCGCCGCCGGGCTGCTGTGGTGGGGGATCGCGGTGACCGATCCGCCCGTCCTCTGGGAGCCGGCGCAGCTGACCCTCGCCGGTGCGTGGAAGATCCTCTACAGCACCGAGCTGCCTCACCTCGGCGTGCTGGCCACTGCTGTCGGTATCGCCCTGCTGCTCGTGCTCTTCGTCGTGATCAGCGAACGGGTGGTCGCCGGCCGCTATCGCCGTGCCGACACCGAGGTGACCGGGCTCCCGCTCGCGCCGCGCGCGGTGATGGAACGCACCCGCGGGGTGTTCGCCGGCGATGTGACGGTGACGGTGCTGATCCCCGCGCACAACGAAGAGGCCTCGCTGCCGCTCACGCTCCGGTCGCTGCAGCAGCAGACGTCGCCCCCTGCCCGAGTCGTCGTGGTCGCCGACAACTGCACGGATCGCACCGTCGCCGTCGCCAGAGAGCACGGTGCCGAGGTCTTCGAGACCGTCGGGAACACGCACAAGAAGGGCGGCGCCCTCAATCAGGCGCTGCAGGATCTGCTGCCGGATCTGGGTGACAACGACACCGTGATGGTGATGGATGCCGACAGCCAGATCGGCGATGACTTCCTCGCCGAGGCGATGCGCCGCTTCAGCGACGATCGTGCCCTGATGGCTGTCGGGGGCCTCTTCGAAGGGGAGGAAGGCCACGGCCTCCTCGGTCAGTTCCAGCGCAACGAGTACACCCGCTACCAGCGCGAGATCCGCCGCCGGGATGGTCGCGTCTTCGTGCTCACCGGCACGGCATCCGTGTTCCGCTCGGCAGCGCTGCGCGCCGTCGCGGACGCCCGAGGCACAGAGTTGCCCGGCACTCACGGCGAGGTCTACGACACCTTCGCCCTCACCGAGGACAACGAGCTCACGATCGCGATCAAGTCGCTCGGCGGCCTCACCATCTCACCGACCGCCTGCTCGGTGGTGACCGAGCTAATGCCCAGTTGGCGGATGCTGTGGGCGCAGCGTCTGCGCTGGCAGCGCGGCGCCCTCGAGAACCTCGGAGCCTACGGAGTGACACCGCAGACCCTCCGCTACTGGGCGCAGCAGATCGGCATCGGCTACGGCGTGCTCGCGCTGTTCACGTACTTCGCGCTGATCATCCTGATGATCGTCGCGATGGACACATGGGTGTGGTTCCCGTTCTGGATCGGCATCGGAGTGCTCTTCTCGATCGAGCGCACCGTCACGGTCTGGCGCGGAGGGTGGCGGGCGAGGATCATCGCGATGCTCGTGTTCCCCGAGCTCGTGTACGACTGCTTCCTGAACCTCGCCTTCCTCCGGGGCGTGTTCGAGATCGCCTTCGGGCGAAGCGCCACCTGGAAGCACGTCGACCACGGAGCCGAGAAGGCGGTCGTCGCATGA
- a CDS encoding acyltransferase, translating into MTSPASTTTMTDDPKLLDYNAWLFQSQATDEQRAGQAERQAAILAAAEGTIASECFISELAMVQPTRFRLGDRSYIAAHAYVTGSIAIGADCTVNAFTVVRGTVTLGDGVRIGAHTSILGFNHSMAPDRPVHKQPGTEIGITIGDDVWIGSNAVIVDGVTIGSHAVIGAGSVVTKDVADWAVVAGNPARFIRDRRQTKPARGAARAETAALLAEFSARARDQREQVLDHYWQPEALAPDGTPTGRFFDPQTGQPTLRAHADAVEISFLLSDEPPAQLSAHDHVERLRQNQDPLTGLIPLLASDGLHGPAPTGWELGETHYHVLSQGYALDLLGARFEHPIRAIETMSTTDLIDSLNALPWRDHGWSAGATVDALGTAMLRNFLAEGERSTRSTAHFDALIGWLVTHAHRETGMWSRPRQSDGMLQPVNGYYRATRGTFAQFGIPVPHPDRAIDAVLEHAGDRRHFGPGRTTACNVLDVAHPLWLTSRQSGYRRTEIEAWALGQIGMVIDQWRNGRGFSFAHAPTSGPTRASHRPGLQGTEMWLATLWYLADLCDLAESLDYRPRGVHRPEPAIDLYT; encoded by the coding sequence ATGACTTCCCCGGCGTCGACGACGACCATGACCGACGACCCCAAGCTGCTCGACTACAACGCCTGGCTCTTCCAGTCTCAGGCGACAGACGAGCAGCGCGCCGGCCAGGCAGAGCGCCAGGCGGCGATCCTGGCCGCGGCCGAGGGCACGATCGCCTCGGAATGTTTCATCTCGGAGCTGGCCATGGTGCAACCCACCCGGTTCCGCCTCGGCGACCGCAGCTATATCGCAGCCCACGCCTATGTCACCGGCAGCATCGCCATCGGCGCGGACTGCACCGTCAACGCCTTCACCGTGGTGCGCGGAACCGTGACGCTCGGTGACGGCGTGCGGATCGGCGCCCACACCTCGATCCTGGGCTTCAATCATTCGATGGCCCCTGACCGGCCAGTGCACAAGCAGCCGGGAACCGAGATCGGCATCACGATCGGAGACGACGTCTGGATCGGCTCCAATGCGGTCATCGTCGACGGTGTGACGATCGGGAGTCACGCCGTGATCGGTGCCGGATCCGTGGTGACCAAGGACGTCGCGGATTGGGCCGTCGTCGCGGGCAACCCGGCGCGGTTCATCCGGGATCGTCGCCAGACGAAGCCCGCCCGGGGCGCAGCGCGCGCGGAGACGGCTGCTCTCCTGGCCGAGTTCTCGGCCCGGGCGCGAGATCAGCGCGAGCAGGTGCTCGACCACTATTGGCAACCCGAGGCGCTGGCTCCCGACGGAACCCCGACCGGTCGCTTCTTCGACCCGCAGACGGGTCAGCCGACTCTTCGGGCGCATGCGGATGCTGTCGAGATCTCCTTCCTGCTGAGCGATGAACCTCCCGCTCAGCTCAGCGCGCACGACCACGTCGAGCGCCTCCGGCAGAACCAGGATCCGCTGACCGGGCTCATCCCGCTGCTCGCGAGCGACGGTCTGCATGGCCCCGCTCCGACCGGATGGGAGCTGGGCGAAACGCACTATCACGTGCTCAGCCAGGGCTACGCGCTCGATCTGCTCGGCGCCCGATTCGAGCATCCGATCCGCGCGATCGAGACGATGAGCACGACCGACCTGATCGATTCCTTGAACGCCCTGCCGTGGCGCGATCACGGGTGGAGCGCCGGAGCCACGGTCGATGCCCTGGGCACCGCGATGCTGCGCAACTTCCTCGCCGAAGGCGAGCGCTCGACCCGGTCCACGGCCCACTTCGATGCGCTGATCGGTTGGCTGGTCACACACGCGCACCGCGAAACGGGCATGTGGTCGCGCCCCCGGCAATCCGACGGGATGCTGCAGCCGGTCAATGGTTATTACCGGGCCACCCGGGGCACGTTCGCACAGTTCGGCATCCCGGTGCCACATCCCGACCGGGCCATCGATGCGGTCCTCGAGCACGCCGGAGACCGCCGTCACTTCGGTCCCGGCCGGACCACTGCCTGCAACGTGCTCGACGTGGCGCATCCGCTCTGGCTGACCAGCCGCCAGTCGGGGTATCGCCGCACCGAGATCGAGGCCTGGGCCCTGGGCCAGATCGGCATGGTCATCGACCAGTGGCGCAACGGGCGGGGATTCTCGTTCGCCCATGCACCGACGAGCGGCCCGACTCGGGCATCGCACCGACCGGGACTACAGGGGACGGAGATGTGGCTGGCCACGCTCTGGTACCTCGCCGACCTGTGCGATCTGGCGGAATCCCTGGATTATCGCCCCCGCGGCGTGCACCGCCCGGAGCCGGCCATCGACCTCTACACCTGA
- a CDS encoding DNA alkylation repair protein — MAEMTLPKALAELAALEDPKMRAANEKRGDDHGINLSRMRALAKRVKIDQPLAYELWATGETPARLLALLICKPREFTADELDAMLRETAAPKVNDWFVNYVAKKTPLAEELRRRWFEDADPTVAAAAWSLTTDRVVKKPEGLDLERLLDLIERDLKDAPARLQWSMNESLAQIGIHHPEHRARALEIGERLQVLADYPTPPGCTSPFAPLWINEMVRRQER; from the coding sequence ATGGCCGAAATGACCCTGCCGAAGGCCCTCGCCGAACTCGCCGCCCTCGAAGACCCGAAGATGCGCGCCGCGAACGAGAAGCGCGGCGACGATCATGGCATCAACCTCAGCAGGATGCGTGCGCTCGCGAAGCGCGTCAAGATCGATCAGCCGCTTGCCTACGAGTTGTGGGCGACCGGTGAGACCCCGGCCCGACTGCTGGCCCTCCTGATCTGCAAGCCCCGCGAATTCACCGCCGACGAACTCGACGCGATGCTCCGCGAGACGGCGGCCCCGAAGGTGAACGACTGGTTCGTGAACTACGTCGCGAAGAAGACGCCGCTCGCCGAGGAGCTGCGACGGCGCTGGTTCGAGGACGCCGACCCGACTGTCGCCGCTGCCGCATGGTCGCTCACCACCGACCGCGTCGTCAAGAAACCCGAAGGGCTCGACCTCGAGCGTCTGCTCGACCTCATCGAACGCGATCTGAAGGACGCGCCTGCCCGCCTGCAGTGGTCGATGAACGAGTCCCTTGCCCAGATCGGCATCCACCATCCGGAGCACCGCGCCCGGGCGCTCGAGATCGGTGAGCGCCTGCAGGTACTGGCCGACTACCCCACTCCGCCCGGATGCACATCTCCGTTCGCCCCGCTCTGGATCAACGAGATGGTGCGCCGCCAGGAGCGCTGA